TTTTTAGCGGCAATGGGCATCGGTGCTTATTTCAGTGGATTCATTGTCGACGACCAAGGTCAAAACTCTTTAGATTTAAGTTCTGAGCCAGCCATTTTAAATAAGTCTGAGTCAGAATCGATCGATTCGCCCCCCAATAATGAACCCTCTGCCACGTCGCTCACCAATAACCAGAATAATCAGTCATTAGAGTCATTAGATCACGCCGAGAGTCTGGCAAAAAAGAGCCGATCGCAACTGCTGAATGCGTTTGTGCTGATTGAATTAACCCTGGCTCCCCTCTGTGCCCTGTTGCCCCTGGCATTGTTTGCCCTGTTTGTGGTCGATGGCCCAGTTTGGTTGGGGTTGGTGCTGGTGGCTTTGTTGTTGGGCACGCTAGCAGGCTTGGAAGTGCCCTTGATTACCAGGTTGCTAGAGCAAGATGAGGGCGTAAAGGATTCTCTCTCTAAGGTGTTGGCGCTCGATTATCTGGGCGCGCTGGTGGGTTCTTTGTTATTTCCAGTGGTGCTTTTGCCCTGGATGGGTCTGTTTCCGGCCGCCGCCGTAATTGGTGTTTTGCCGGCGTTGATCGTGGCAGCAGTTGGGTTATTTTTCCCAGGATTAAGAAATTGGGGCAAGGTGGGCTTGGCGGTGGCGATCGCCCTTTGTATCTTTGCCCCGTTTACGGTCATATTGGGCGATCGGCTCGAAAACTCCATGTATGACGCGGCGATCGCGGCGAGGGTGCAATCGCCCTATCAACGAATTGTGCTGACGCGCAAAAGTCAGGACGTGCGATTATTTCTGGATGGGGATTTGCAATTTTCCTCGGTGGATGAATATCGCTATCACGAAGCACTGGTGCATCCAGCCATGAGTGCTAGTGGCAATCCTCAAAATGTGCTATTACTGGGCGCTGGTGATGGCATGGCCCTGCGCGAGATCCTGAAGTGGCCGGATGTTGAAAGGGTCGTGCTGATCGAGTTGGATCAAGCAGTAGTAAACCTGGCACAGCGGCATCCTTTTTTGACCAGGCTAAATCATGATTCCTTTGCTGATTCTAGAGTGGAAGTAATTTTTGCGGATGCATTTGTGACCGTACCGCAGCTAGAGCAAAAGTTTGATGTAATTATTGCCGACTTCCCCGATCCGGATCAGGAAATCCTGGCCAAGCTCTATTCCTCTGGTTTTTATCGCCGCATATTACCCAAACTCGCCGCCAATGGCGTATTTGTGACCCAGGCATCCAGTCCATTTTTTGCGCCCAAAGTAATGTCTTGCATTGCTACTACGCTGGAATCAGTGGGCTTAGCTGCCAAACCATACACGATCGACGTGCCCAGTTTTGGCCCCTGGGGGTTTGTGATCGCAAGTCGTAATGAAATTAAACCGCAGGGATTGAAGTTAGCGATCGCATCTAACTTAAAATTTTTAACTGAACCCATGTTGCCAAGCCTGTTTAATTTGCCAGGGGATGTGCGATCGGCGGCGGTGGAGGTGAATAAGCTATCGCGGCCGGTGATTGTGAATTATGAAGCGGATGCCAGATGGGTTTCTTATTAACTTCGTAGTTAGTGAATCAAGAAAATATCAGATTAGCGGCTGAGGTTGGGTGATGCAATGAAACGCGCCACCACCAGATAGAATCGCCCTGGCGCTTAAACCAATCACCTGCCGATCGGGGAAATGAACCGCGATCGCCTTTACTGCTAGATCATCAAACTCACTGCCATAGGTGGGTACAACCACGCGATCGTTGGCAATATAAAAATTCAAATAGCTAGCGGGCATCAACTCACCATGCCGATCTAAAACCTTGCCTGGTGAAGGGATCTCAACTACTTGCAAAGATCTGCCCTGAGCATCAACAAAGGTCTTTAATCTGGTTGCAATCTGATCTAATACTTCTTGATTAGGATCTGTGTTGCCCAAAGATCGCATACACATCACCTGGCCAGGTGCAACAAATCTAGCGATCGTATCGATGTGGCCATCGGTGTGATCGTTTTTTAAACCGCGATCGAGCCACAGAATTTTATTTACGCCTAGCGCCTGTTTTAACCTAGTCTCGATCTCTGATTGAGGCAAATGCGGGTTGCGATTGGGATTGAGCAAGCATTGTTTGGTAGTCAAGCAAGTACCCTGGCCATCCACTTCCACTGCGCCCCCTTCCAAAATCCAGGGAAATTTGAAGATTGGTAGATCCAGGGAACTAGCGATCGCCTCCGCCACCTGGGCATCATGCTTAAATAAATATTTTTCGCCCCAGCCATTCCAGGCAAAATCGAGGGCGGCTAATTGAGTTTGTTTTTTAGGCTCTGTTGAAGCTAATTGCTCTAATTGATCTAATTGCTTAGTGTGCTTAGTACGATTGCTCACAAAGATCGGCGCAATATCCCGCAGCCAAATGTCACCATAGGGAATTGCATGAAACCTGGCTAAGCCCTGATCCAGTAAATGTCCTAGCGCTAACCTAGCCGCGCCAGTTGCTTCCCCTGGCATCACCAGGATTTCTAATTTTTCAGTTGGAGCGATCGCCTCACACATGGCCACAAATTCGCGCCGCGCTGCCTCGATCTGGCCTGCCCATTCTTCCGCATCATGAGCCCAGGCCACCCAACAGGCCGCATGGGGTTCCCATTCAGCGGGTTGACGATAGCCTAGCTCCTGGGGCGATCGCATTCCCCCATTAATTAACCGCAATTACGCCGCCAGAGCATCCTTAAGTTGGGTTCTGGCTGATGCCAAGGCTTCCGGCAACTTAGAAGCATCCCTACCACCAGCCTGCGCCAGATTAGGGCGACCACCACCACCGCCACCGCAGATCTTGGCGATCGCACCAATGAATTTACCCGCCAGCAAGCCTTTCTTATTCACTGCACCACTAAAAGCCGCCACCAGCGAAACCTTACCTTCCTCTGGTACTGAGGCTAGCACCACCGCGCCATTATCTAGTTTGCTAGCTAGATCTTCCGCCGCCGCTTTGAGGGCATCTGCATCTGCGCCTTCTATTTGCTTGACCAGAATTTGAAAATCACCCACCGTTTCCGCTTCATTCACCAGGCTGGCCGATTGTGCCAGGGCAAGCTCCTGCTTGAGGGCATCGATCTGCTTTTGGGCATTTTTTAGCTCGGCTTGCAGACCCGTGACCCGATCGGGAATCTCTTCGATCTTGACCTTGAAGCGATCGCTCAAATCCTTGGTCACCGTCTCGCGCACCGCCAGGTAGTCTAATACCGCTTGACCAGCGATCGCCTCGATTCGGCGAATTCCAGCGGCAATGCCAGTTTCCGAGACAATCTTAAACAGGCCAATTTCATTGGTATTGCTAACATGGGTGCCACCACACAACTCCATCGATACGCCAGGAAAATCAATTACGCGCACATCGGCGGCATATTTCTCGCCAAACATGGCGATCGCCCCTTTAGCTTTGGCACTTTCGAGCGGCATTACTGCCACCTGGGCACTGTGGGCTTCGGCGATCCAGTTATTGATTTGCAGTTCCACCTGTTGCAATTCGGTGGTAGTCACGGCACGGGAAAGATTAAAATCAAACCGGAGCCGATCGGCTGCTACAAGTGACCCTGCTTGCGAAACACTGGGATCAACAATCTTTTTCAAAGCCGCTTGCAATAGATGCGTGGCCGTGTGATGCGCCATGATCCGCCGCCGCTCTGACATGCTCACCTGGGCATTCACTGTGTTATCCGTGGCTAGGCTGCCGCGTTCGATCTGACCAATGTGAATGAATAAATCGGCTTCCTTTTGCACATCATCAATGCGCACGATCGCATCGCCACTGGAGAGATAACCGCGATCGCCCACCTGACCGCCAGACTCGCCATAGAACGGAGTGCGATCGAGTACAACCTGCACCCTATCGCCAGCGATCGCACTTTCCACCACCACGCCATTGATCAGCACCGCTAAAACCTTGACCTCAGCGCTGTAGTTGGCATAACCCAGGAATTCAGTTTTACCCACCTTTTGAGCCAGCCCCAGCCAATCGGTCTGTGCCATCAGGTCAATATCCGTATGGGCTTCCTTGGAGCGTGCCTGCTGTTTGGCCATTTCCGCTTCAAAGCCAGCAACGTCAACCTGCAAGCCTTGCTCTTCCGCAATTTCTTCCGTCAACTCCAGCGGGAAGCCAAAGGTGTCATATAGTTTAAAGGCATCAGCACCAGCGATCGCCTTACTCTTCTGAGTTTGCGGACTGGCCAGGATTTCCGCTAGCAGCTCCTCACCCCGTTCCAGGGTTTGTAAGAAGCGAGCTTCCTCCGTTTGTAGTTCGGTTTTGATTACTGTTTCCCGTTCGCGCACATTGGGGTAAGCAGCTTCAGACAGGGCGATCGCCACTTCTGCCACTTTGTCTGTAAATGGCTGATTGATGCCAATCAAACGACCATGACGCACCACCCGCCGGATCAAGCGCCGCAAAATATAACCACGCCCCACATTTGAAGCTGTGATCCCATCGGCGATCATATGTACCACTGCCCGCACGTGATCGCCAATCACCTTCAGCGATGTCTTTGTTGTTTCATCACTTTTGTGGTAGTTGATTCCAGCGATATCGGCAGCGGTTTTCACGATCGGGAAAATTAAATCCGTCTCGTAGTTATTCGGCACCTGCTGCAATACCTGCGCCATGCGTTCCAACCCCAGGCCAGTGTCAATATTTTGCTTCTTGAGCGGCGCTAACTTACCCTCGCTATCCCGGTTTAGTTCCATGAACACCAGGTTATAGACTTCCAGAAAGCGGGAATCATCCTCTAGGTCAATGTGATTGTCGCCTTCCTCTGGCTTGAAGTCGTAGAAAATCTCCGAGCAAGGCCCACAGGGTCCCGTTGGCCCAGAAGCCCAGAAGTTATCTGCACCCATCCTTTGAATCCGGTGAGCGGGGATGCCAATATCGTCGCGCCAGATTGCAAAGGCATCATCGTCTTCATGAAAGACACTGACTACCAATCGCTCTGGCGGAATTTCATATACTTGCGTCACCAATTCCCAACCCCAGGCGATCGCTTCTTTTTTGAAATAATCGCCAAAGCTAAAATTACCCAGCATCTCGAAGAAGGTATGATGCCTTGCTGTCCGCCCCACATTTTCAATGTCGTTGGTGCGTACACATTTTTGGGACGTAGTGGCACGAGGGAACTCGGCGGGCTTTTGACCCAGAAAGATTGGCTTGAATGGCAACATCCCGGCGATCGTGAGTAACACGGTCGGGTCTTCTGGCACTAATGAGGCGCTGGGCAAGAGTTTGTGGGATCGCTCCTGATAAAACTTCAAAAAGCGATCGCGGATTTCGGCACCAGTGAGGGAGGGGGGCTGGGACATTGCTATAGCTTAATTAATCGGTAGAAAAGTTTAGTGAACTTGCATTGATCTATGTTACTTGACTTGCCTGCGTTATGACTTGCCGACTTTGGCCGATGTGGGTTTAGCTGTCTGCATAAATAGTTTGCGACTATGAGTAGATTTAAGCGATCGATCGAATATACCAACCATCATTGAAATAATCTGCTAGACGCTCTTCCACCAGGCCATCACTATCGGAGGGCTTTTTCTTGCCCACATTACGATAGCTGGCCCGATCGAGATAAATGGTTACCAGTTTTTGCATGATTAAGTTATCCTTTTTCGTAAAATACCAATTTCGTAAAATACCAAAATTCTAGGTTGGTAGAATGCGACTTAAGAGATCGCAGCAATATTTTAAAGATCAAAGGTTAAGAATAGCGATTATGGCTCAAGCAATCAACTTGCAGGTAAATGGCGATCGCCACACCTGTGCAACTAAACTAAATCTGCCCGATTTCCTCAGCTCGATCGGCCTCAATCCACGTTTGGTGGCGGTGGAATATAACGGCGAAATTTTACATCGTCAGTTTTGGCCGCAGACCATGATTCAAGAGGGCGATCGCCTCGAAGTTGTAACGATCGTAGGCGGTGGTTAGTGTTATGGCTAGGCAAGACTAAAGATCAAGCAATATATATATGAGTAGAAGCGATCGACTTAGCGTCTAAATTATTGTCTCAGCGCCAATACCTAGATCTAAAATCAAGACCTAGTAAACAGTGCGCCCCAAATGCCATTCCAGTGCCGCCCGCAATCGCTTCAAGATAATTTCTTGCTTACTCACCTGCTTGACCTGGTCATCAGTTTGAGGAGTTTGGCTTTTAATTTGAGTCAAATGGTCACTCATGCTAGCGATCTTTACTTGCAAAGAAACCGGACTAGACATGACTCGATCCAAATATTCCTCATAGGATTCGGCCTCCAGTGGTCTGAGTGCAGAAAGGGCTTCAACAATCTGGTTTGGGAAGTTCTGGCTGCGAATATAGTCCAGGGTGATTTTTTCATCTTGCATTGCATAGTTGAGCAAAGCCACGATCTTTGCTTCGGGTGCATCAATCTGCTCAACTAGCCCCATGAGCTGCTGCAAGTCGGCACGATTAGCAGGCTGACCTTGCCCACTCAAAGCATTCTGGGCAATATCAGTAGCTAGTTGCAGGAGATTGTCGTGGTTGTTAGCAGCCATAGGAGGGGAAATAGTTTTTTAATATTTTAACCAGTGGCCAGCCATTGCTCAAGCTGGAAAATATCAGGGAAGCCGATCGCCGCAAACCGATTTCCTCAGCAATGCTACTACAAAAATCTATAGGGGTTGATAGCAGCGGATACAAGTCAGGGCGATCGCTGTTTGATCGGCGCACCTTTGCATGACTTCAATATCCTCACTACTCAAAGAAGGATTTTGCTGCCATTGCATCGATACCAGCGCCAACAGATCCTGGCCATAGACAATCTTAAATACTAAATGAGTGTTGACTGAACCATCTTGATAGGCGGCATGATTGGCTAAAGCCTCGTCACTAGCAAGATTTACAGCGATTTGCGATCGTTGTTCCGCAATTGCCTGCTGCGCCAGTGGGGTTGTTCCGAGCCAATTGGGATCACTTGCCACTGTGCCGGTGGTGGCTCTGGCCTCTGGTTTTAATTGCCCAGCCTCAATTAATTGGAGCACGCACCCATCCGCTTCATAGCTCTGGCCAAAGGCATCGGCGATCGGTTGGAATGACGCGGCTACATCCTGCGATCGAGGTGAAATTTGATACAGGGCAGTGAGGTAAGACTGAAGCGATCGGGCACGTCGCAATTCATCGGAGCGACTCTTCATCAACTGATAGGTGTTGGTGGCTCGCTGCACCACTTGCTTCAGTTCCTCTGGGTCCCAGGGCTTGGTGATGTACTTATAAACCTGGCCGGAGTTGATCGCTTCGACTAAATCTTCAACATCCGTAAACCCAGTT
The sequence above is a segment of the Pseudanabaena sp. PCC 7367 genome. Coding sequences within it:
- a CDS encoding response regulator, whose amino-acid sequence is MSDSNSSADIHYFTASGSARPKKPKLLVVDDEQDNLDLLYRTFRRDFQVFRAESGVQALEVLKQEGEVAVIISDQRMPEMKGTEFLSKTVPEFPDTVRIVLTGFTDVEDLVEAINSGQVYKYITKPWDPEELKQVVQRATNTYQLMKSRSDELRRARSLQSYLTALYQISPRSQDVAASFQPIADAFGQSYEADGCVLQLIEAGQLKPEARATTGTVASDPNWLGTTPLAQQAIAEQRSQIAVNLASDEALANHAAYQDGSVNTHLVFKIVYGQDLLALVSMQWQQNPSLSSEDIEVMQRCADQTAIALTCIRCYQPL
- a CDS encoding agmatine deiminase family protein, with the translated sequence MRSPQELGYRQPAEWEPHAACWVAWAHDAEEWAGQIEAARREFVAMCEAIAPTEKLEILVMPGEATGAARLALGHLLDQGLARFHAIPYGDIWLRDIAPIFVSNRTKHTKQLDQLEQLASTEPKKQTQLAALDFAWNGWGEKYLFKHDAQVAEAIASSLDLPIFKFPWILEGGAVEVDGQGTCLTTKQCLLNPNRNPHLPQSEIETRLKQALGVNKILWLDRGLKNDHTDGHIDTIARFVAPGQVMCMRSLGNTDPNQEVLDQIATRLKTFVDAQGRSLQVVEIPSPGKVLDRHGELMPASYLNFYIANDRVVVPTYGSEFDDLAVKAIAVHFPDRQVIGLSARAILSGGGAFHCITQPQPLI
- a CDS encoding polyamine aminopropyltransferase — translated: MQVSRPEVGQPETIKPKVKIFDRKQKYVLLAAAAVSSTCGLATELLLGTLSSYLVGNQALSYGVSVGVFLAAMGIGAYFSGFIVDDQGQNSLDLSSEPAILNKSESESIDSPPNNEPSATSLTNNQNNQSLESLDHAESLAKKSRSQLLNAFVLIELTLAPLCALLPLALFALFVVDGPVWLGLVLVALLLGTLAGLEVPLITRLLEQDEGVKDSLSKVLALDYLGALVGSLLFPVVLLPWMGLFPAAAVIGVLPALIVAAVGLFFPGLRNWGKVGLAVAIALCIFAPFTVILGDRLENSMYDAAIAARVQSPYQRIVLTRKSQDVRLFLDGDLQFSSVDEYRYHEALVHPAMSASGNPQNVLLLGAGDGMALREILKWPDVERVVLIELDQAVVNLAQRHPFLTRLNHDSFADSRVEVIFADAFVTVPQLEQKFDVIIADFPDPDQEILAKLYSSGFYRRILPKLAANGVFVTQASSPFFAPKVMSCIATTLESVGLAAKPYTIDVPSFGPWGFVIASRNEIKPQGLKLAIASNLKFLTEPMLPSLFNLPGDVRSAAVEVNKLSRPVIVNYEADARWVSY
- the alaS gene encoding alanine--tRNA ligase, with translation MSQPPSLTGAEIRDRFLKFYQERSHKLLPSASLVPEDPTVLLTIAGMLPFKPIFLGQKPAEFPRATTSQKCVRTNDIENVGRTARHHTFFEMLGNFSFGDYFKKEAIAWGWELVTQVYEIPPERLVVSVFHEDDDAFAIWRDDIGIPAHRIQRMGADNFWASGPTGPCGPCSEIFYDFKPEEGDNHIDLEDDSRFLEVYNLVFMELNRDSEGKLAPLKKQNIDTGLGLERMAQVLQQVPNNYETDLIFPIVKTAADIAGINYHKSDETTKTSLKVIGDHVRAVVHMIADGITASNVGRGYILRRLIRRVVRHGRLIGINQPFTDKVAEVAIALSEAAYPNVRERETVIKTELQTEEARFLQTLERGEELLAEILASPQTQKSKAIAGADAFKLYDTFGFPLELTEEIAEEQGLQVDVAGFEAEMAKQQARSKEAHTDIDLMAQTDWLGLAQKVGKTEFLGYANYSAEVKVLAVLINGVVVESAIAGDRVQVVLDRTPFYGESGGQVGDRGYLSSGDAIVRIDDVQKEADLFIHIGQIERGSLATDNTVNAQVSMSERRRIMAHHTATHLLQAALKKIVDPSVSQAGSLVAADRLRFDFNLSRAVTTTELQQVELQINNWIAEAHSAQVAVMPLESAKAKGAIAMFGEKYAADVRVIDFPGVSMELCGGTHVSNTNEIGLFKIVSETGIAAGIRRIEAIAGQAVLDYLAVRETVTKDLSDRFKVKIEEIPDRVTGLQAELKNAQKQIDALKQELALAQSASLVNEAETVGDFQILVKQIEGADADALKAAAEDLASKLDNGAVVLASVPEEGKVSLVAAFSGAVNKKGLLAGKFIGAIAKICGGGGGGRPNLAQAGGRDASKLPEALASARTQLKDALAA
- the thiS gene encoding sulfur carrier protein ThiS; translation: MAQAINLQVNGDRHTCATKLNLPDFLSSIGLNPRLVAVEYNGEILHRQFWPQTMIQEGDRLEVVTIVGGG